The genomic DNA TCATAGGTATCAACGAAATCCGGATTGACCAAATAGTTATTCCACATGGAACCATAAGTACAACGATTACCAAATCCCCGGTTCTTAGAATTCCAATAACCATCCTCTTCGATGCACTGGACAGAGAAGATCATCTCATCACACTGCTCATTGACCTCCTTGAACAACATCTTATAGGCATTCGCACCGGAAGTAAACAGGCGATAACCACAATCACCGACCTTTTTGAAGTCAGCTTCAGCAGCCCCCCAGTTCTCCAACCACAGGTATATCTTGCCTCTGAGCGCATACGCTGCACCTTTCGTAATGTGACCATAATCATTGTCGCCGCTGTTGTATTTATCCGGCAAATTTGGCTCGTTGATGCAATCAGTCAAATCCTTAATCAACTCATTCCAGAGATCCGTCATAGAAAGACGGCTACCCTTCGCTTCTTCGATGTTCTTGATTGGCTCTGTATAATAAGGAACACCACCAAACAGCAAGTTCAATTCATAATACCAATAGCTACGGAGAAATTTGGCTTCAGCAATCAAACGTGCTTTCTTCGCTTCCGGAAGCCCTACCACATCCGGCATATTAGCAATCACATCATTGCAACGGATGATAAACTTATAGTTGTCATGCCAAATCCAACTCGGACCATCTCCTGATGTCGTCTGGTTGCCAAACAGCATACCAAAGTTACGCCAGTTCGCATCGCGATCCATCACTGCCGAAAAGCAATCGAACCACATATTATAGTTATCATTATACAAATGGTTCAATCCATTGTATAAGCCGGTAACAGTCTGTTCAGCCATCGTGGCATCTGCCCATACCTCTCCTTCACTCGGCTGGTTTTTCGGAGTCAAATCCATATCTACACAACCTGTAAAGAACAAACCTGACAAAATTGTTGCTGAAAAAAGTTTTGCCATGTCTTTTATAATTCCCAAATTATTCTTGTCCATACTTTTTTTCACAATTTAATTAGAATGTCACATTAACACCAACCGTATACTGGCGGATCGGCATATAACCGTCACCGGCCATACGTTCCGGATCGCTACCTTCGAACTTAGTGATTGTCAGTAAATTTTCGCCAGACAGATAAACTCGTGCATTCTGAATGAAGGCTACTTTCATCCATTCTTTCGGAAAGGTATAGCCTATCGTCAGGTTTTTCAGCTTTATGTAGTTACCATTCTTCAGATGCCAAGAACTGGTAGCACTTGCCTGACCGCTGTTCTGATAACCAACGAGACGTGGCGTTTCGGAATAAATGTTCGTACGCGGATCATTCGGATTTTCAGGATCGAAGAAATAGTGATCATAAGCAATGTCATATCCGAGACCATATCCGTGCGTAACACTGACGCTGTTTTGCGTTTGTTTGTAATAATCGATCTTGAATCCGGCTGCTCCCGCCCAGTTCATCGATAGGTCAAAGCCCTTCCATGTCATGCTTGCCTGCAAGCCGAAGTAGTATTTCGGTCTCCAAGAAACACCTTGAAAATCGCGATCGTCATCATTACCATAAATACCATCTCCGTTATAGTCAGCATAAATCATATCCCCATACCAAATCTTATCTTTGCCGATCGCTTGGTTTGGGTAAAACTTATAACCAGCATCAAACATCGCCTGCAACCATTTCATATCAGCCTCAGTACGGATCATTCCGTCTTTCGGTCCCCCATTAATATTCACTGTCCCATCACTATTGAAATAAGAACCGTTACCTTTGTATGGATTCATCATATAATATTCATTCATCTCGTGGCCTTCCACGATCAAGTTGGACGAACCGTTTGCTACCGTACCAACATTCTGATACCACACTTTTTTGCCGTTGGCATCCGTACGCCATTCGCGGACCAACTCCCCTTTATATTTCGTCACTTTATTCTTATTATAAGTAAAGTTTCCTGAAACTGAGTAAGAGATGTCTCCGACACGGTCATTCCAACCCAAAGTAATTTCAAGCCCTTTGTTGTTAACACCTGCCAGATTCTGGAGCGGAGAAGTAAATTGGTTCAGAGATTCCGGAAGCGTCGGGCGATATAAGATTCCATCCGTTTTTTTGTCATATACTTCGATCGTTCCGTTCAAACGGTTGTTCAAAACACCGAAATCAAGACCTATATTGGTAATAGCCGTTTCCTCCCATTCCAAAGCGTAGTTGGAGAAAGTAGTCATGGCTAAACCATTGGATTTATTGCTATTGAACGCATAGTTGTAACCTGAACCGTAAAGTGCCTGCCACTCGTAATTACCAATGGAATTATTACCCAACTTCCCCCAAGATGCACGCAGCTTCAAATTACTCAACCAATCTATATCTTTCATGAATTCCTCTTCAGATATACGCCAACCGGCAGAGAAAGAAGGAAACAGACCCCAACGAGAATCGGGAGAAAAACGAGAAGAACCATCATAACGCATGTTCATTTCGAACAAGTAACGATTGTCAAATGCATAATTGATGCGACCGAACCAAGAACGAGAAGAATATTCGTATGAAGAACCCTTAATATAATAAGGATCCGTCATGGCATCAAAGTCTGTCAAATTGACACTTGACATACCTTCCTTACAAATATCCACTTCGTCTCCCCAGTTACGCGATTCTTCATAACCGATCAATGCACCCACATCGTGCTTTCCATAAGTATGCGCCCAACTCACCAGCATATTGGTTTTCCAGTACTTTTCACGTCTTTCCCAATCATACACCTTATAAGTAGCCATATCCGTAGAAGTCGGAGGCGTACTCAAAGTCATTGTACGGTTGAAACTGTACTGTTCTTTATAATCAGAAGGTTGCCATCTGTGATGGTTTGTAAACTGATCATAATAAAAGTTGGCTGTAAACTTGAAGTCTTTCAAGAACTTCACTTCTATATACGGGTTCACGAAATATTTGTTCTGCTTGTAGTAACCATACGAGTTACTCATATTCAGCAATGGGTTTCCTGCCTGCCCGTCTTCTTCGTTAGTTTCGATTCCACCATATTTGCCGTCATAATAAGGATAAACACCTGGGGTCACCTTCTGCATGTTCAATCCCCACATATCGCCCAGATTATTGCGATCCTGATCGGCGTTATACCCCCAAGCACGCATTCCTACAGTCAGGAAATCGGTTACTCTCGACTCGATGTCACTACGCAAATAATATTTCTTTACCCCCGACTCGATAACCAAACCTGGATTATTCAGGTAAGTACCCGAAATCGCATAGTTAGTACGCTTTTCCGCACCAGTCAAGCTGATAGTATGTTCCTGCATCCATTTCGGGTCATAAACGACATCATACCAATCCGTATTCGGATGCGTCACATAATTCGGTATGCCAGCGACATTCGTCGCGTTCGGGTTATTAGCTGCTTCACGCCACTCATTGATCGTCGACTGGGAGAACTTGGCCGCCTGGTTCGTGTTGAGATAACCTTCGTTGACAAACTCCATATAATCCGCATAATCCGTTACCTGACGAATCAGCTTGGCCGGAGTCTGGTAAGAAAACTTGCCCGAATAGGTCACATTGATTTTTCCATCCGAACCACGTTTCGTCGTAACCAAGATTACCCCATTAGCCCCTCTGTTACCGTAAATGGCACAAGAAGCGGCATCTTTCAAGATGGAGATCGAAGCCACATCATTTGGATTCACTTCATTGAGGCTCATCTCCATTCCGTCCACAAGGATCAGTGGGCCAGCATCGTTCATCGTACCCACACCACGGATCAAGATGGAAGAACCTTCGGCATTCGGCTGGCTACTAGTATTCATCACATTGACACCAGCCGCCATACCTGACAACGATGCGGCGATCGTGGTAACCGGACGGCTCAGCTTCTCATCCGTAAAATTTAGACTGGCTACAGATCCGGTCAAATTCACCTTCTTCTGAGCAGCATAACCGACAACAACAACTTCTTCAAGAGCTTGGGTGTCATCTTTCAATACGATTTCGAAAGCCCCTTTATTACCCACTACAATCTCTTGGGCCATGTAACCGATATAGGATACCGAAAGTTTAGAATCGGCAGAAACGCCTTCCAGCGTAAATTTCCCGTCCATATCGGTTATTGTTCCGTTGGTAGTGCCCTTTACCGAAACATTCGCTCCGACAACCGGTTCGCCATTAACATCGCGGACAACTCCGGTGACAATCTTTCCCTGCTGGTGAACGCCAGCCTCCTTGACAGTTATGATAATGTTTTTATTCGATATCGTATAACTACAATTCGGGAGAATTGTAGTCAGTATATCTGATATACTGAGATCCTCAGCATTCAATGTGACACGTTTGTCCACGTCTATTATTTCGTCATTATAAAAGAACGTAAACTCACTGCAATTTTCAATTTTCTTTAATACCTCTTTGACTGTTGAGTTTTTCATATTGAGGCTAATCCGGACAGTCTGAGAATAAGACTCTGTAGCATAAAGCCCACTTAACATGAAAGTTAACATAAACAGGGCTAAATTCATCACCCTGGTTTCTTTTTGAATAAAAGAATACAAAAGACCCTTTCGGTTAAAATAAATCATATTCTATATAGATTTTCAGTTAAACTTTATCGCCGAAACCAAATACCGGACGATAGATTAATTATTTTTTTCGACAGACGAATGCAACCCACATACACCTATCCTCTTTTTTCACAATAACATCATTTGTCTATTCCCATAAGCAATCTGTTTTTAAAGTTAAACATTTATTTTCGAGGAGTTATATATACTTTATTTTTCTTTATCTCATACCTAATCGGAGCAATCAGACTCATCGCCTCCATCACCTCTTCGATGCTCTCCTGCCGGATTGTGAAAGAAAGACGAGTGGCAGCGGCAAACTGCTTCGGGCATTCAATGTCCATATTATAGCGTCCCTCCATACTGATTAAGATATCAGCCAGACAGTCGTTGTCAAATACCAGGCGGTCTTTGATCCAATCGGTATATAAACCGGCTTTGGCTTCTTCGACAGAGGCGGTCTGATCCGACTTACGGTATCTAAACAGTTCATCCGGTTTCAAGTAAACCGGATCTTTCAAGGCTTTTCCCGATATCTTCACACTACCGTTCAGCAAAGCGGTCTTTACAAATTCACCGGAAGAATAGCTATCGAGATCGAAGCAGGTCCCCAAGACCTCTACATCTATCTCTCCCGCCTGTACGACAAAAGGCTTTTTCGCATCTTTCGCCACCTCGAAATATGCTTCTCCCTCCAAAGAGACCAACCGTCTGTCATCGGCAAATTGATTCGGATAAGTCAGTTTAGTTTCCGAATTCAGCCAAACCACCGATCCGTCAGGCAACGTGAACCGGCCTTTGCTTCCTTTTGCCGTAATCAGTTGGTTTTGCACGATGACATCAGGAGCGGAATGCTCCTTCCAACTGCCGATACCATAACCGATTCCCAGCAAAAGCAACAAGACGGCAGCAATCCGCGTCCAACGCAAAACCACCGATAATGTATTTCTCTTCGCAGGCAAGTTCCTCTCCATCCGTCCCTGCTCCAGCAAGATACGGTTTTTCAGTTTCCCCAAAGCGATATCGATCTCCAGCTCGTTTCCGGCAGCGACATTACAAGACAGCCACAGGTCACGAGTTGCAATAAAATCATCCCGATTATCATCCGATTGTTTCAGCCATCGAAGCAATAGCCTCTTCTCTTCCAGTTCAGCCGAGCCATCCAGATAACGGATTATGATTTCGTTGATATCGTGTGTTTCTTCTTTCATTACAGATTCATTTATTAGTAATACAAAAAAAGGTAGTTTTACCCTACCTTCATCCTACAAAGAATTAACGTTTCTTTTTATTCTCCGGCATGAAACTTTCGTTCCACCCTCTGGCTGTCTAAAGAGAAAGACAAGTGACAGCCAACACTAATAAAGGGAATAAGTCCCTTTGGATAAGATATTCTTTCAACCCGGAAAGAGCCTTGCTAATCTGCTTTTCAACCGCTTTGATACTAATATTCAGTTGTTCCGCAATCTCACGGTTCTTCAATCCATAGCTCCGGCTTAACATAAATATTTTATGGCATTGAGGGGGAAGCGTGTTTATATAAGACATGATTTCTTCTTCCAGTTCTTTCAATAACAAGCTCTGCTCGGAATTTTGCATATAAGAGGAAACGTACTG from Parabacteroides merdae ATCC 43184 includes the following:
- a CDS encoding RagB/SusD family nutrient uptake outer membrane protein, with protein sequence MDKNNLGIIKDMAKLFSATILSGLFFTGCVDMDLTPKNQPSEGEVWADATMAEQTVTGLYNGLNHLYNDNYNMWFDCFSAVMDRDANWRNFGMLFGNQTTSGDGPSWIWHDNYKFIIRCNDVIANMPDVVGLPEAKKARLIAEAKFLRSYWYYELNLLFGGVPYYTEPIKNIEEAKGSRLSMTDLWNELIKDLTDCINEPNLPDKYNSGDNDYGHITKGAAYALRGKIYLWLENWGAAEADFKKVGDCGYRLFTSGANAYKMLFKEVNEQCDEMIFSVQCIEEDGYWNSKNRGFGNRCTYGSMWNNYLVNPDFVDTYECADGSKFDWSKIIPEYYKLTVNERRVFFLRDNLTESEIANAKEQGANMDYYLPSGNEARIRKAYEQRDPRLEMSVITPYATYLGGDGGADNYFTNRYPFRSQWIETQNADGTITREASDLRTDTQAMFYYLNRKFVTEGVGEGSQKGTGIDMPKIRYADVLLNLAEALNEQGKIDEAVTVVNQVRARAGAQLLNSNVPTTVMGQADMRERIRNERYWELLGEDLIYFDELRWKTWKDKKFATYDDNGKQVVNGLRQVWGQATYHYAWGGDHYWLYPIPYNETQMNPNMEQNPGWK
- a CDS encoding TonB-dependent receptor, translating into MIYFNRKGLLYSFIQKETRVMNLALFMLTFMLSGLYATESYSQTVRISLNMKNSTVKEVLKKIENCSEFTFFYNDEIIDVDKRVTLNAEDLSISDILTTILPNCSYTISNKNIIITVKEAGVHQQGKIVTGVVRDVNGEPVVGANVSVKGTTNGTITDMDGKFTLEGVSADSKLSVSYIGYMAQEIVVGNKGAFEIVLKDDTQALEEVVVVGYAAQKKVNLTGSVASLNFTDEKLSRPVTTIAASLSGMAAGVNVMNTSSQPNAEGSSILIRGVGTMNDAGPLILVDGMEMSLNEVNPNDVASISILKDAASCAIYGNRGANGVILVTTKRGSDGKINVTYSGKFSYQTPAKLIRQVTDYADYMEFVNEGYLNTNQAAKFSQSTINEWREAANNPNATNVAGIPNYVTHPNTDWYDVVYDPKWMQEHTISLTGAEKRTNYAISGTYLNNPGLVIESGVKKYYLRSDIESRVTDFLTVGMRAWGYNADQDRNNLGDMWGLNMQKVTPGVYPYYDGKYGGIETNEEDGQAGNPLLNMSNSYGYYKQNKYFVNPYIEVKFLKDFKFTANFYYDQFTNHHRWQPSDYKEQYSFNRTMTLSTPPTSTDMATYKVYDWERREKYWKTNMLVSWAHTYGKHDVGALIGYEESRNWGDEVDICKEGMSSVNLTDFDAMTDPYYIKGSSYEYSSRSWFGRINYAFDNRYLFEMNMRYDGSSRFSPDSRWGLFPSFSAGWRISEEEFMKDIDWLSNLKLRASWGKLGNNSIGNYEWQALYGSGYNYAFNSNKSNGLAMTTFSNYALEWEETAITNIGLDFGVLNNRLNGTIEVYDKKTDGILYRPTLPESLNQFTSPLQNLAGVNNKGLEITLGWNDRVGDISYSVSGNFTYNKNKVTKYKGELVREWRTDANGKKVWYQNVGTVANGSSNLIVEGHEMNEYYMMNPYKGNGSYFNSDGTVNINGGPKDGMIRTEADMKWLQAMFDAGYKFYPNQAIGKDKIWYGDMIYADYNGDGIYGNDDDRDFQGVSWRPKYYFGLQASMTWKGFDLSMNWAGAAGFKIDYYKQTQNSVSVTHGYGLGYDIAYDHYFFDPENPNDPRTNIYSETPRLVGYQNSGQASATSSWHLKNGNYIKLKNLTIGYTFPKEWMKVAFIQNARVYLSGENLLTITKFEGSDPERMAGDGYMPIRQYTVGVNVTF
- a CDS encoding FecR family protein; translation: MKEETHDINEIIIRYLDGSAELEEKRLLLRWLKQSDDNRDDFIATRDLWLSCNVAAGNELEIDIALGKLKNRILLEQGRMERNLPAKRNTLSVVLRWTRIAAVLLLLLGIGYGIGSWKEHSAPDVIVQNQLITAKGSKGRFTLPDGSVVWLNSETKLTYPNQFADDRRLVSLEGEAYFEVAKDAKKPFVVQAGEIDVEVLGTCFDLDSYSSGEFVKTALLNGSVKISGKALKDPVYLKPDELFRYRKSDQTASVEEAKAGLYTDWIKDRLVFDNDCLADILISMEGRYNMDIECPKQFAAATRLSFTIRQESIEEVMEAMSLIAPIRYEIKKNKVYITPRK